The following coding sequences lie in one Actinomycetota bacterium genomic window:
- a CDS encoding NAD-dependent epimerase/dehydratase family protein, with amino-acid sequence MITWVIGAGGLLGSAVVRALDLTYQPGPVPWRDPDLAIATLQAQTAEFARQAGTAPWAIVWAAGQATTSSTAEETARELTVFSAFIEAVRAELPPDSGTVFITSSAGGVYGGSSSPPFDASTDPRPLGAYGMLKLDQERLAIERLGASCQVIIGRLSNLYGPGQDLTKLQGLISRLALASVTRVPITMFVSLDTLRDYLYVDDAAAMICMWLNRSAELDGQPLTVVIAAGQSVSLGHVISTMQDVTRTRIPIAYGAHASASAQSRDLRLIPTDAQSTRPLVRMPLVAGAKRVHLDVLERQQRHAD; translated from the coding sequence GTGATCACCTGGGTAATCGGCGCTGGTGGCCTGCTGGGCAGCGCTGTTGTGCGCGCCCTGGATTTGACCTACCAGCCCGGACCTGTGCCCTGGCGGGATCCAGATCTGGCCATCGCCACCCTGCAGGCGCAGACTGCTGAATTCGCTCGACAGGCCGGAACTGCTCCTTGGGCCATCGTCTGGGCCGCCGGGCAGGCAACGACTTCCAGCACAGCAGAGGAAACCGCTCGTGAGCTGACGGTGTTCAGCGCATTCATCGAAGCGGTCCGTGCCGAGCTGCCACCGGATTCAGGAACTGTGTTCATCACATCTTCGGCCGGTGGCGTCTATGGCGGTTCGAGCAGCCCGCCTTTTGACGCGAGCACAGATCCGCGCCCTCTGGGTGCCTACGGAATGCTCAAACTCGACCAAGAGCGACTTGCGATCGAACGACTCGGCGCTTCATGCCAGGTAATCATTGGCCGCCTCTCCAATCTCTATGGCCCCGGTCAAGATCTGACCAAACTGCAGGGCTTGATCTCACGGCTGGCTCTTGCCTCAGTCACTCGGGTGCCGATCACCATGTTCGTCTCGCTCGACACCTTGCGTGACTACCTCTACGTCGACGATGCCGCAGCAATGATCTGCATGTGGCTGAACCGCTCCGCCGAGCTTGATGGCCAGCCGCTGACCGTGGTGATCGCTGCCGGTCAGTCTGTGTCCTTGGGGCATGTGATCTCAACGATGCAAGACGTCACGCGAACGCGCATTCCTATTGCCTACGGCGCTCATGCAAGTGCATCGGCGCAATCCCGCGACCTGCGCCTCATACCTACAGATGCCCAAAGCACGCGACCACTTGTGCGCATGCCGCTTGTGGCTGGTGCCAAGCGAGTACATCTCGACGTACTCGAGAGGCAGCAGCGGCACGCTGATTAG
- a CDS encoding glycosyltransferase, protein MSQGIQDAETLPLNVSVVIPVYRGEETLPALIAEFVPLIAEQHTRTGRSFRISEVLLVWDRGPGRSDAVIRELASTYEWIKPIWLSRNFGQHAATLAGMTSSGGDWIVTLDEDGQHDPGFIPDLIDTAYAHGAQLVYGTPTNPPPHSAIRNLGSKTAKRLFTNVLADSKFAEFSSYRLVLGEIGRSVAAYTGNGVYLDVALSWVVADVTTCPVQARQEGRKAENYNYRRLFSHFGRLVISSGTKPLVFVSWLGIFFVLMGGLVSLYVLFKRFTGAVPVTGWASVFVALMVIGGAILLSLGIVAQYVGAATNMSLGKPLYVVVRDPADTFDPAVERSRDNK, encoded by the coding sequence GTGAGCCAAGGGATCCAGGATGCTGAGACCCTGCCCCTAAACGTCAGCGTGGTCATTCCGGTCTACCGCGGAGAAGAAACCCTCCCAGCACTCATTGCCGAATTTGTCCCGCTCATCGCTGAGCAGCACACCAGGACCGGCCGAAGCTTCCGCATCAGTGAGGTGCTGCTGGTCTGGGATCGGGGTCCGGGGCGCAGCGATGCGGTGATCCGCGAGTTGGCGAGCACCTATGAGTGGATCAAGCCAATCTGGCTCTCGCGCAACTTCGGCCAGCACGCGGCAACCTTGGCCGGCATGACTTCTTCAGGTGGCGACTGGATCGTCACTTTGGATGAGGACGGCCAGCATGATCCGGGCTTCATTCCTGATCTCATCGATACCGCATACGCGCACGGTGCGCAGTTGGTCTACGGCACCCCGACCAACCCGCCACCCCACAGCGCGATACGCAATCTGGGCTCGAAAACGGCCAAACGCCTGTTCACCAATGTGCTCGCAGATTCGAAGTTCGCCGAATTCAGCAGCTACCGCTTGGTGCTCGGAGAGATCGGACGGTCAGTCGCGGCCTACACCGGCAATGGCGTGTATCTCGATGTCGCCCTCAGCTGGGTGGTAGCCGACGTCACCACTTGTCCCGTCCAAGCTCGACAAGAAGGTCGCAAGGCTGAGAACTACAACTACCGCCGCCTGTTCTCACACTTCGGACGTCTGGTCATCTCCAGCGGGACCAAGCCCTTGGTCTTCGTCAGCTGGCTGGGCATCTTCTTCGTGCTCATGGGCGGTTTGGTGAGCTTGTACGTGCTCTTTAAGCGCTTTACCGGTGCAGTGCCGGTAACGGGCTGGGCAAGTGTGTTCGTGGCTCTCATGGTGATCGGCGGTGCGATTCTGCTCAGCCTTGGGATCGTCGCGCAATACGTTGGGGCAGCCACCAACATGAGCCTGGGCAAGCCGCTCTACGTCGTCGTGCGAGATCCCGCCGATACCTTCGATCCGGCCGTCGAGCGGTCGCGCGACAACAAGTGA
- a CDS encoding glycosyltransferase — translation MPPLVSVVVPVYNGMPHLSSLTDSLLAQTYPNLEFVFSVGGGTDGSLDFLRALTDPRVRIIEQPGRPTAGGNWTLATQAGAGELIKLVCQDDLLTPDAVAKQVADLEAHPSAVMAIAQRDIIDAKGNLLYPKRGCAGLHPGLVPGDQVTRTSFLQGTNVVGEPLAVLFRRDPLLAAMPWNDANPLVLDLDCYQRVASQGDVVVRLESIGAFRVSASSWSTRLAKEQLAQFRQWQSEYAAIAEPALNPIEIRKARRGARIQTALRRAAYGWLRLKGGFKST, via the coding sequence GTGCCACCCCTGGTCTCGGTTGTCGTTCCGGTCTACAACGGAATGCCGCATCTCAGCTCATTGACTGATTCACTCTTGGCTCAGACCTATCCGAATCTGGAGTTTGTCTTCAGCGTGGGTGGTGGCACCGACGGTTCCTTGGATTTCCTGCGGGCATTGACTGATCCACGCGTGCGCATCATCGAACAGCCAGGCCGCCCCACGGCCGGTGGCAACTGGACTCTGGCAACCCAAGCCGGGGCCGGGGAACTCATCAAACTGGTGTGCCAAGACGATCTGCTCACTCCTGATGCCGTCGCCAAGCAGGTGGCCGATCTTGAAGCTCACCCTTCGGCTGTCATGGCGATCGCGCAGCGAGACATCATCGACGCAAAGGGAAATCTCCTGTATCCCAAACGCGGTTGCGCAGGCTTGCATCCCGGGCTGGTTCCAGGCGATCAAGTGACGCGCACCAGCTTTCTGCAGGGCACAAATGTGGTTGGCGAACCGCTTGCAGTGCTCTTTCGCCGCGATCCACTCCTGGCGGCGATGCCATGGAATGACGCGAACCCGCTCGTACTCGATCTTGACTGCTACCAGCGGGTCGCCTCGCAAGGCGATGTCGTCGTTCGACTGGAGTCAATCGGTGCTTTCCGGGTGAGCGCCAGTTCCTGGTCCACCCGACTGGCCAAGGAGCAGCTCGCGCAGTTTCGGCAATGGCAGTCTGAATATGCCGCGATCGCCGAGCCTGCGCTCAACCCCATCGAGATCCGCAAAGCACGACGCGGTGCCCGCATCCAAACGGCCTTGCGTCGAGCGGCGTACGGGTGGCTGCGGCTCAAAGGTGGGTTCAAATCAACTTGA
- a CDS encoding glycosyltransferase, with the protein MSSADRPSFRGRLGALASHVLPNIDERAWRRARRSQVAELRSAGAGLAEMHWPKAEAAQVDVSELPPHIVVVPMDGPSRETWRAAGGNFFYEIQRAAREYLPATPVTIFHIAIDEPASSWHPRLAEFLIEVNATHLIAQVEADPERAGTWTWDLLWSDLSRHWHGVLLGVVFDSAFRMITLQSRELARISSRFLLVDICMPMDGVLKRGRVEVGPVNMPVSNESLAVIDERTAALPKIHDVSFIGALYPSRVALIEQIRGLGVNIAVNPHRTDQAADFAASRSNQPTYVDYMQALAQSRMTINFSESSAGGAQQLKTRILEATAVGCFVLTDDRDRTERFWSTSDFGSFTDPDELPALISARLDDLNALEAAALRSKARARQINDSSFWGGIQAGLAARGLPPLDPTGTT; encoded by the coding sequence ATGAGTTCCGCGGATCGGCCCTCCTTTCGTGGGCGGCTGGGGGCTCTTGCCTCTCATGTGCTTCCAAATATCGACGAACGCGCATGGCGCCGGGCTCGACGATCTCAGGTAGCCGAACTTCGAAGCGCGGGAGCGGGCCTCGCTGAGATGCACTGGCCAAAAGCCGAGGCGGCGCAGGTCGATGTCAGCGAACTTCCTCCGCACATAGTGGTGGTGCCGATGGATGGACCCTCGCGAGAGACCTGGCGTGCTGCCGGCGGCAATTTCTTCTACGAGATCCAGCGGGCTGCGCGCGAATACTTGCCCGCAACGCCCGTCACGATCTTTCACATAGCAATTGACGAGCCCGCTTCCTCATGGCACCCGCGACTGGCCGAGTTCTTGATTGAGGTCAACGCAACCCACCTGATCGCACAAGTCGAGGCAGATCCGGAGCGTGCCGGCACCTGGACTTGGGATCTCTTGTGGTCTGACCTGTCTCGCCATTGGCACGGAGTCTTGCTGGGAGTGGTCTTCGACTCGGCTTTTCGAATGATCACCTTGCAGAGCCGGGAACTTGCGCGGATTTCCTCGCGGTTCCTCCTCGTTGACATCTGCATGCCGATGGATGGTGTGCTCAAGCGCGGGCGGGTTGAAGTAGGCCCTGTGAATATGCCGGTCTCCAATGAATCCCTTGCCGTCATTGATGAGCGAACTGCGGCCCTGCCGAAAATTCACGATGTCTCATTCATTGGGGCGCTCTACCCCAGCCGGGTGGCATTGATCGAGCAGATTCGTGGGCTCGGAGTGAACATTGCCGTCAATCCGCACCGAACTGATCAGGCGGCCGACTTCGCGGCCAGCCGCAGCAATCAGCCGACCTATGTGGATTACATGCAGGCGCTGGCGCAAAGCCGAATGACGATCAACTTCTCTGAATCCAGCGCTGGCGGAGCACAGCAACTCAAGACGCGGATACTTGAGGCAACTGCTGTCGGTTGCTTTGTCCTCACCGATGATCGTGATCGCACAGAGCGCTTTTGGAGTACATCAGACTTCGGCTCCTTCACTGATCCTGATGAGCTTCCGGCATTGATTTCTGCCAGGCTTGACGATCTCAATGCGCTCGAAGCCGCAGCATTACGCAGCAAGGCTCGTGCACGACAGATCAATGACTCCAGCTTCTGGGGAGGCATTCAGGCTGGGCTTGCAGCGCGGGGCCTGCCTCCGCTTGATCCAACTGGAACTACCTGA
- a CDS encoding FAD-binding oxidoreductase, with protein sequence MKPTPAPAATALLEQLSAVVGEEHVLTEHDQVASYCIDWTRRFSGECLAVIRPASTQEIAAVLTLCNAADQAVLIQGGNTGLVGGAVPPRDDSPPPIILSTTRLVWIDPVDPLTGQLTVQAGATLAAVQEAARLSGWEYGVDLAARDSATIGGTVATNAGGTQVVAYGMTRAQLVGIEAVLSDGTLISHLSGLLKDNTGFDLAALLCGSEGTLGVITAVRLQLHWPHGPTSLAMVGCSSYDEALMLMTSARASSQLIAAESIDAMGMELAATALGLAPPLREQWPVVVLIEVADGGDASGLPLTDQHDAALALDHTDQERLWSYRERQAEAYATQGLVHKLDVSVPLEQMQTVLADLTALMSADAQVSCFGFFGHLADGNVHVEFIGPDAAESSLSRSILERVALSGGSISAEHGIGRLKVEYLHLSRSEQEIRAMRAIKSAWDPKGLLNPGVLFSKLTDS encoded by the coding sequence GTGAAACCAACACCGGCTCCGGCCGCGACTGCGTTGCTTGAGCAGTTGAGTGCCGTCGTTGGTGAGGAGCATGTGCTCACCGAGCATGATCAGGTCGCCAGCTATTGCATTGACTGGACCAGACGTTTCTCTGGCGAATGCCTGGCCGTTATTCGTCCGGCTTCAACCCAGGAGATCGCTGCAGTGCTCACGCTCTGCAATGCCGCGGACCAGGCCGTGCTCATTCAAGGGGGGAACACCGGTTTGGTCGGAGGTGCGGTCCCGCCGCGTGATGACAGTCCGCCACCGATCATTCTGTCCACCACAAGGCTTGTCTGGATCGACCCAGTAGACCCACTCACTGGTCAGCTCACCGTGCAGGCCGGAGCCACTCTGGCCGCCGTCCAAGAGGCGGCTCGACTTTCCGGTTGGGAATATGGGGTCGATCTCGCGGCCAGGGACTCAGCAACCATTGGTGGCACCGTTGCCACCAATGCAGGCGGAACTCAGGTCGTCGCCTATGGCATGACCAGAGCGCAATTGGTCGGAATAGAAGCAGTGCTGAGCGATGGCACGCTTATCTCCCATCTGAGTGGATTGTTGAAGGACAACACAGGTTTCGATCTCGCTGCTTTGCTCTGTGGCTCCGAAGGGACCCTGGGAGTCATTACGGCAGTTCGTCTGCAACTGCATTGGCCGCACGGCCCCACATCGCTGGCAATGGTCGGTTGCAGTTCCTATGACGAAGCCTTGATGCTGATGACAAGTGCTCGGGCGTCGAGCCAACTGATCGCGGCCGAGTCGATCGATGCAATGGGAATGGAGCTGGCGGCAACGGCATTGGGCCTGGCTCCACCTCTTCGAGAGCAGTGGCCAGTCGTTGTGTTGATTGAAGTTGCCGATGGGGGTGACGCCTCTGGCCTGCCGCTCACTGATCAGCACGACGCGGCCTTGGCCCTTGACCACACGGATCAAGAGCGCTTGTGGTCATATCGCGAACGGCAGGCGGAGGCCTACGCAACTCAAGGGCTGGTACACAAGCTTGATGTCTCTGTTCCGCTTGAACAGATGCAGACAGTGCTCGCAGATCTCACCGCATTGATGAGCGCTGATGCACAGGTCTCGTGCTTCGGATTCTTTGGCCATCTGGCCGATGGCAATGTTCATGTCGAATTCATTGGCCCCGATGCCGCCGAGTCATCTCTTTCAAGGTCGATCCTCGAGCGAGTGGCGCTCAGTGGCGGTTCGATCTCTGCTGAGCATGGAATTGGCAGATTGAAGGTCGAATACCTGCATCTTTCACGCTCGGAGCAGGAGATCCGCGCAATGCGTGCCATCAAATCAGCGTGGGATCCCAAGGGGCTACTCAACCCCGGTGTCCTGTTTAGCAAGCTCACTGACTCGTGA
- a CDS encoding glycerophosphodiester phosphodiesterase family protein → MGSDSQSRTQPLVIAHRGSHEFEPEHSLAAYLRAVDEGADGIECDVRLTTDGTLVCMHDRRIDRTSNGDGTVSAMRLHDLLKYDFSEPEEDLASVTPALDERRTVLTLRVLLAAMLDSSSTMSFSIETKHPNRFGRYVELELLEELRYFGLVRSSPRDARVRVMSFSSSAIKRVAAHEPGVPTVYLMRRIPPWRQTGALPGSAHIAGISIEALLKRPQFVSAVQGLHGQVHVWTVNDAEQVTACLSLGVDAIITDRPGMVRAQMLVHP, encoded by the coding sequence GTGGGCTCGGATTCGCAATCGCGGACGCAGCCGCTTGTCATCGCTCATCGTGGCTCGCATGAATTCGAACCCGAGCACAGTCTTGCTGCGTACTTGCGTGCCGTGGACGAAGGTGCTGATGGCATTGAATGTGATGTGCGACTGACCACTGATGGCACTCTCGTGTGCATGCACGACCGTCGCATCGATCGCACGAGCAATGGCGACGGCACGGTATCGGCTATGCGCTTGCATGATTTGTTGAAATACGACTTCAGTGAGCCGGAAGAAGATCTTGCGTCTGTCACCCCTGCGCTGGATGAGCGCAGAACAGTGTTGACCCTTCGAGTGCTGCTCGCCGCAATGCTCGATTCCTCGTCGACGATGAGCTTCTCGATTGAGACCAAGCATCCCAACCGCTTTGGCAGATATGTCGAACTCGAACTGCTCGAGGAGCTGCGCTATTTCGGTCTGGTGCGTTCGTCGCCCCGAGATGCCCGGGTTCGCGTGATGTCCTTCAGCTCTTCTGCAATCAAACGCGTGGCAGCCCATGAGCCTGGCGTCCCCACGGTGTATCTCATGAGGAGAATCCCGCCTTGGCGCCAGACCGGCGCCCTTCCGGGCTCCGCCCATATTGCTGGCATCTCGATCGAAGCCTTGTTGAAACGGCCGCAGTTCGTCTCCGCTGTTCAGGGTCTGCACGGTCAGGTGCATGTCTGGACGGTGAATGATGCTGAGCAGGTCACCGCGTGCTTGAGCCTTGGTGTCGATGCGATCATCACCGATCGGCCTGGGATGGTGCGCGCCCAGATGCTTGTGCATCCCTAA
- a CDS encoding DUF5926 family protein, whose amino-acid sequence MAKKKAPVRTAATIGEDGATPVVGMREPCPCGSGKRYKACHGRAVESVDSARPFEGFLSECDIVVLRELVPSATVALTLRDSPRKVTLATVLPMAHPGLVRSDGEILLGLQVNTSTGNASRDLALALQLALDTDPGTTVPPSRDTSSSLRLQDLVETDKALDIKVHSDFDYWVDAEKMTDEIKASLETASAHANPTERLTSVGAAYWTQMGDKEHLRWGMPIAEGALLNALARLEVSGESSLGDGTKLVGMFRAQGIIVPVWDLPLGFGAAATEAPALAFLGRLTSALELTAPLTDAERRARALLITKQVTLRE is encoded by the coding sequence ATGGCAAAGAAGAAGGCTCCTGTCCGTACGGCCGCGACCATTGGTGAAGATGGAGCCACCCCTGTCGTTGGAATGCGTGAACCCTGTCCATGTGGATCCGGCAAGCGCTACAAGGCCTGTCACGGGCGAGCAGTGGAGTCGGTGGATTCAGCCCGACCTTTCGAAGGATTCCTCTCTGAGTGCGACATCGTGGTGCTGCGTGAATTGGTGCCATCGGCCACCGTCGCATTGACTCTGCGGGATTCTCCCCGAAAGGTCACACTGGCAACCGTGCTGCCGATGGCGCATCCGGGCCTGGTGCGGTCCGACGGTGAGATCCTGCTGGGGCTTCAGGTCAATACGAGCACTGGCAATGCCAGCAGAGATCTCGCTCTTGCTCTGCAATTGGCGCTGGATACAGATCCAGGAACCACGGTGCCACCGTCCCGCGATACGAGCAGCAGCCTTCGCTTGCAGGATCTCGTAGAGACTGACAAGGCGCTGGACATCAAGGTGCATTCGGACTTCGACTACTGGGTCGATGCCGAAAAAATGACCGACGAGATAAAGGCCTCACTCGAAACAGCAAGTGCCCACGCGAACCCAACTGAGCGACTCACCTCGGTTGGCGCCGCCTACTGGACGCAGATGGGGGACAAAGAGCATCTGCGTTGGGGTATGCCGATCGCTGAAGGGGCTTTGCTCAATGCCCTGGCGCGTCTTGAAGTTTCCGGCGAGAGTTCTCTCGGTGATGGAACCAAACTGGTGGGCATGTTCCGCGCTCAAGGGATCATCGTCCCGGTCTGGGATCTTCCGCTGGGATTCGGTGCCGCCGCGACAGAGGCACCAGCGCTTGCATTCTTGGGAAGGCTGACGAGCGCGCTTGAACTGACAGCTCCCCTGACTGATGCTGAGCGGCGTGCTCGGGCGCTGCTGATCACCAAGCAGGTCACGCTTCGCGAGTAG
- a CDS encoding DUF4446 family protein produces the protein MIIDTSALSVLVIVSLVFGLGGVAIGGFALVRLSHLHRSYALLEAAEGRENFVDVVARTIEEFHALRDEVGDLDLSLAQTRRELAQALRHVSVVRYDAFGDLGGRFSFSAAMLDDSGDGLVLTSIHGRSETRTYLKGLSGGIADIELSPEENEALKLARRNGS, from the coding sequence GTGATCATCGACACGAGTGCGCTCAGCGTTCTTGTGATTGTGTCTCTCGTGTTTGGACTTGGCGGGGTGGCCATCGGCGGCTTCGCACTCGTGCGACTTTCTCATCTTCACCGGTCATACGCGCTCCTTGAAGCAGCTGAGGGCCGGGAGAATTTCGTTGATGTGGTGGCGCGCACGATTGAGGAATTCCACGCACTTCGCGATGAGGTCGGCGATCTCGATCTGAGTTTGGCGCAGACCCGCCGCGAGTTGGCTCAGGCTCTTCGTCATGTCTCTGTTGTGCGCTATGACGCCTTCGGAGACCTTGGAGGGCGATTCTCGTTCTCCGCGGCAATGCTTGACGATTCAGGCGATGGCCTGGTGCTGACCTCGATTCACGGTCGCTCCGAAACTCGCACGTACTTGAAGGGCTTGAGCGGAGGCATCGCTGATATTGAGCTCTCGCCAGAAGAGAATGAAGCCCTGAAGTTGGCAAGGAGGAATGGCTCGTGA
- the pheA gene encoding prephenate dehydratase, with protein MTRIAFLGPRGTFAEAALRLLDAAVDAELVPAVSVHAALDLARSGEVDMALVPMENSVEGSVPLTLDELSSSGTGLVIIDEVVLPVTMTLVAPAGVGLADISRIATHPHAHAQVRGWLDANLPGVVVLPALSTAGAAAGLNDLPRMYDAAIAPAITAEIYKLDVLATNIGDTEDAHTRFVLVQAPGFVPEPTGADKTTLALYIHQDQPGALLAILTEFAVRGVNMTRIESRPTRKVLGDYYFSVDIEGHVSDARVAEALMGLHRVCLDVRYLGSYPRHDGREPVLRPGVTDADFAEAQDWLRKLKGN; from the coding sequence GTGACGCGTATTGCTTTCTTGGGGCCACGCGGAACTTTCGCTGAAGCCGCACTTCGCTTGCTTGATGCCGCCGTTGACGCGGAGTTGGTGCCCGCGGTCTCTGTGCATGCCGCCTTGGATCTGGCACGCTCTGGCGAGGTCGACATGGCACTTGTGCCGATGGAGAACTCTGTTGAAGGTTCGGTTCCATTGACCCTGGACGAACTGTCTTCCTCAGGCACGGGTCTGGTCATCATTGACGAAGTTGTCTTGCCTGTGACGATGACTCTGGTTGCGCCGGCAGGTGTCGGGCTGGCAGACATTTCCAGAATCGCAACACACCCGCACGCACACGCTCAGGTTCGTGGCTGGCTTGATGCCAATCTGCCAGGAGTCGTTGTGCTGCCGGCACTTTCCACGGCTGGTGCCGCAGCGGGACTGAACGATCTTCCGCGGATGTATGACGCAGCGATCGCGCCTGCAATCACGGCAGAGATCTACAAGCTCGACGTCCTTGCCACCAACATTGGTGACACCGAAGATGCGCACACTCGCTTTGTGCTAGTCCAAGCTCCAGGATTCGTGCCTGAGCCAACTGGCGCGGACAAGACCACTCTTGCGCTGTACATCCATCAAGATCAGCCAGGTGCGCTGCTTGCGATCCTCACTGAGTTCGCCGTCCGCGGAGTGAACATGACGCGCATTGAGTCGCGACCAACCCGCAAGGTGCTGGGCGATTACTACTTCAGCGTTGATATCGAAGGACACGTCTCCGACGCGCGCGTTGCTGAGGCTCTTATGGGCCTGCATCGCGTCTGCCTAGATGTCCGCTACCTCGGTTCGTACCCTCGTCATGACGGTCGTGAGCCGGTTTTGCGACCGGGTGTGACCGATGCAGATTTTGCCGAAGCGCAGGACTGGCTGCGAAAGTTGAAGGGGAACTGA
- the rfbB gene encoding dTDP-glucose 4,6-dehydratase: protein MRYFVTGAAGFIGSHFVRELLNGSYGTDVTGVTVFDKLTYAGNLENLASVADDPRYSFIQGDICDGELLDSVLPGHDIVVNFAAETHVDRSIHGPQAFLVTNVVGAQTLFDACLRHEIARTVHIGTDEVYGSIDTGSWTEAEPLMPNSPYSAAKAAAEMLVRAYHVTYGLNISSTRCSNNYGPFQFPEKVIPLFVTNLIDGGKVPLYGDGLNVRDWLHVDDHCRGIAIVVAKGQPGQSYNIGGGLELTNRELTEQVLAALGADWSSVQPVEDRKGHDRRYSVDDSRIRALGYQPEHKFADGLAETVAWYRANEAWWRPLKSKAAIK, encoded by the coding sequence GTGCGCTATTTCGTCACAGGTGCTGCCGGATTCATCGGCTCTCACTTTGTTCGAGAACTTCTCAATGGCAGCTATGGCACGGATGTCACCGGAGTCACAGTCTTTGACAAGCTCACGTACGCCGGCAATCTGGAGAACCTTGCTTCGGTCGCAGACGATCCGCGCTACTCATTTATTCAAGGTGATATCTGCGATGGGGAGTTGCTGGATTCGGTACTTCCCGGCCACGACATTGTTGTGAACTTTGCCGCCGAAACGCACGTTGATCGTTCAATTCACGGTCCGCAGGCATTTCTGGTCACCAATGTTGTTGGCGCACAAACTCTCTTTGATGCCTGCTTGCGACATGAGATTGCGCGAACGGTGCACATCGGCACTGACGAGGTCTACGGCTCTATCGACACCGGCTCTTGGACTGAGGCAGAGCCGCTGATGCCGAATTCGCCTTACTCGGCTGCGAAGGCTGCGGCCGAGATGCTGGTGCGCGCCTATCACGTCACCTACGGCCTGAATATCTCTTCAACTCGTTGCTCGAATAATTACGGCCCTTTCCAATTTCCTGAAAAGGTGATCCCGTTGTTCGTCACCAATTTGATCGACGGAGGCAAGGTGCCGCTGTATGGCGATGGTCTCAATGTGCGTGATTGGCTGCACGTTGATGATCACTGCCGCGGCATTGCGATTGTCGTCGCCAAGGGCCAGCCTGGGCAGAGCTACAACATCGGTGGCGGACTCGAACTGACGAATCGCGAGTTGACCGAACAGGTCTTGGCAGCCCTCGGTGCCGATTGGTCCAGTGTTCAGCCAGTTGAAGATCGTAAAGGCCATGACCGCCGCTACTCCGTTGATGATTCGCGCATTCGCGCCCTCGGGTATCAACCCGAGCACAAGTTCGCAGATGGGCTAGCCGAGACGGTTGCTTGGTATCGCGCGAACGAGGCTTGGTGGCGACCGCTGAAGTCGAAGGCAGCGATCAAGTAA
- the rfbD gene encoding dTDP-4-dehydrorhamnose reductase — MATAEVEGSDQVMRVLVTGSHGQLGSELVSILGERGTIVMGVDRPGIDITQAGSIATAFGLFEPTVVINCAAWTAVDDAESNEEAALQANGVGAELLAQACVESGAWMLQVSTDYVFAGDASSPYAEWSQTYPLTAYGRTKLAGEHAVKELLPDSHWIVRTAWLYGLNGNNFARTMLKLEKERDTVSVVTDQIGQPTYARDLAHQLIALMDAHPAAGTFHGTNAGAVSWYEFAQAVFEGAGADPKRVLPTDSAAFVRPAPRPAYSVLGHDAWANAGLEPMRDWREALDAAFADGLSA; from the coding sequence GTGGCGACCGCTGAAGTCGAAGGCAGCGATCAAGTAATGCGGGTGCTGGTCACTGGCTCACATGGCCAGTTGGGTTCCGAGCTCGTCTCAATCTTGGGCGAGCGCGGCACGATCGTCATGGGAGTTGATCGCCCGGGCATTGACATCACTCAGGCCGGCTCTATCGCTACAGCATTTGGCCTCTTCGAGCCGACCGTAGTGATCAATTGCGCGGCATGGACTGCAGTTGATGACGCTGAGTCGAATGAAGAAGCGGCTTTGCAGGCCAACGGTGTTGGCGCTGAACTGCTGGCACAGGCATGTGTTGAGTCAGGTGCCTGGATGCTGCAGGTGTCCACTGACTATGTATTTGCAGGTGATGCATCGTCGCCATATGCAGAGTGGTCACAGACATACCCGCTGACGGCTTATGGCCGAACTAAACTTGCCGGCGAGCATGCGGTGAAGGAGTTGCTTCCGGATTCGCACTGGATCGTGCGCACTGCCTGGCTCTACGGACTCAATGGCAATAACTTCGCGCGGACAATGCTCAAGCTCGAAAAGGAGCGCGACACCGTCTCGGTCGTCACCGACCAAATTGGGCAACCCACATATGCGCGCGATTTGGCGCATCAATTGATTGCGCTGATGGATGCGCATCCGGCGGCCGGAACCTTCCATGGCACTAACGCCGGGGCCGTGAGTTGGTATGAATTTGCGCAAGCGGTATTCGAAGGTGCCGGTGCTGATCCGAAGCGCGTGCTGCCCACTGATTCTGCGGCATTTGTGCGTCCTGCGCCGCGCCCGGCCTATTCAGTGCTGGGTCATGATGCGTGGGCTAACGCGGGGCTGGAGCCGATGCGCGATTGGCGAGAGGCGCTGGATGCTGCTTTCGCTGATGGACTCAGCGCCTAG